The segment ATCCGCTGTGGTGCGGCTGCCAGGCGCGGCCCCTACTCGAGTGGCTGGCGCGTACGCGCGTGCGCTCGGACGGCGCGTGCCAGGGGCCGCGGCGCCTGCGGGGCGAGGCTCTGGACGCCCTCCGGCCCTGGGACCTGCGCTGCCCTGAGGACGCGGCGCAGGAAGAGGAAGAGCAGGGGGAGCGGGCTGTGGCCGGGCCCCGCGCCCCTCCGCGCGGCCCCGTGGAGGAGCGGGCAGTTGCGCCTTGCCCTCGCGCCTGCGTGTGCGTCCCCGAGTCCCGGCACAGCAGCTGCGAGGGCTGCGGCCTGCAGGCGGTGCCCCGCGGCTTCCCCAACGACACCCAGCTCCTGGACCTGAGGCGGAACCACTTCCCCTCGGTGCACCGAGCGGCCTTCCCCGGCCTGGGCCACCTGGTGTCGCTGCACCTGCAGCACTGCGGCATCGCGGAGCTGGAGGCGGGCGCCCTGGCCGGGCTGGGCCGCCTGATCTACCTGTACCTCTCCGACAACCAGCTCGCAGACCTCAGCGCTGCTGCCCTTGAAGGGGCCCCCCGCCTCGGCTACCTGTACCTAGAGCGCAACCGTTTCCTGCAGGTGCCAGGGGCTGCCCTGCGCGCCCTGCCCAGCCTCTTCTCCCTGCACCTGCAGGACAACGCTGTGGACCGCCTGGCACCTGGGGACCTGGGGGGAACACTGGCCTTGCGCTGGGTCTACCTGAGTGGAAACCGCATCACCGAAGTGTCCCTTGGGGCGCTGGGCCCAGCTCGGGAGCTGGAGAAGCTGCACCTTGACAGGAATCAGCTGCGAGAGGTGCCCACTGGGGCCTTGGAGGGGCtgcctgccctcctggagctgcAGCTCTCGGGCAACCCACTCAGGGCCTTGCGTGACGGAGCCTTCCAGCCTGTGGGCAGATCGCTGCAGCACCTCTTCCTGAACAGCAGTGGCCTGGAGCAGGTGGGCACTGGGCATGTGGCGGGGTTGGTGCAGGAGGCAGCACAAGGCCACAGGCAGCGTGCATTCGCTCAACAAGCATTTGCCAGCCCCTTGGTGACAGGTCTCAGGCTGGGCACGGGGACCCTGAGATAAACCAGGACTGCCCCTGCCGGTGTGAGTGACAGTCCAGGCAGAACCCAGGCCACACACGGTGCCTGCACAGGAGGGGATTGCTGGAGCATAGAGGAGGGAGGAATTTGGGACCATGGGGTCATCTACTGTTTGTACATATTGAGAGCCCCCAAGAGGTTTTGCCATTATTGGGTGGTGGGGTGGACCATGAACTGGGCATCTGGGTGACTTTGACAGAGCAAGTGTTTTGAcatcagaccagcctgggctttGACCCAGCACTGCACTTCCTGGCTGGACCATCTTGGGTTCTCCAGCTTCTCTTCTGCTGAGGGAAGATGGGGCTCCCTTCCAGACTTGGGGGTGGGACAGGTCTGCCAGGAGCTCACACTGGGGCCTGGCAACTCCTTGCAGATTTCTCCTGGGGCCTTTTCAGGCCTGGGGCCTGGGCTCCAGAGCCTGCACCTGCAGAAGAACCAGCTTCgggccctgcctgccctgcccagTCTCAGCCAGCTGGAGCTCATCGACCTCAGTAGTAATCCCTTCCACTGTGACTGCCAGCTGCTTCCGCTGCACAGGTTGGCACCCCCACCTAGACCTCCAGCCAAAGACCACCCAGCCACTCTCAGTCAAGCCCCTGTCATCTCCCCGGGCACACGATGTCCATGCCCATCCGAGCAGCTTGTGGAGAGGGGCGGGTCCTGCGAGAGCCAGGCATGTATAACCCTTTTCCAGGGTCAGTTACCCTTCCTGCGGATGTTGAGGgggacttctctgagccttgatttcaTCATCCATAAAGTGGGCATGGTATCTGCTCTGCCTAGCAGGCTGGGACCTAATACGTAGGTGGGGCCACTTTACATAATTACATAAGAAAGTCACAAGAGGTGGGggatggtggctcgcacctgtaatcccagcactttgggaggccaacgcagtctgatcacctgaggtcaggagtttgagactagcctggccaacatggtgaaactctgtctctactaaaaatacaaaaattagctgggcattgtagtgggtgcctgtaatcccagctacttgggaggctgaggcaggagaatcgcttgaacctgggaggtagaggttgctgtgagccgagatcgtgccactttactccagcctgggcgacagagtgagactccatttcaaaaaaaaagaaaaagtcacaagAAGCCTGGAGTCTTGCAGACCTGGGCTCCAGTCCTGGCTTTGCCATTTTACTAACTAACTCTGCAAGCTGCATAACCTTTCCTGCCCACCTGTAAAAAGGGGGGATGTAGTATCTAACCTCATGATGGTTGTTGTAAGAATGAAATTAgcatacatgatttttttttttttttttttttgagacggagtctcgctctttcacccaggctggactgcagtggcgtgatcttggctcactgcaagttccgcctcctgggttcacgccattctcctgcctcagccccccgagtagctgggactacaggcgcctgccaccgagcccagctaattttttgtatttttagtagagacagggtttcaccgtgttagccaggatggtctcgatctcctgacctcgtgatccacccgcctcggcctcccaaagtgctgagactacaggcataaatTGATTTGAACAGTGTCTGCTACGTTGTAAGCCCTCTAACtgtttattattactgttattatccccTTTTTACAAAGAAGGGATCAGAGGCTTGAAGTGGCTTGTAGGTCACATAATTGGTGAGCCGCCAAGATTCTCAGCAGAGCCTGCTGTCACCTATAGGCTCCACCACTCCCAAATGCACACTGCCTGTGGCCTTGTGCTGCCTTCTGCACCAACCCTGCCCCACACCCATTGCCCACCTGCTCCAGGCCACTGGAGCAGAATCAGCACAGCCAGCTCCCCGGCTCTCTCTTCTCTTCAGGTGGCTTACTGGGCTGAACCTGCGGGTGGGGGCCACCTGCGCCACTCCTCCCAGTGCCCATGGCCAGAGGGTGAAGGCTGCAGCTGCTGTCTTTGAAGCCTGCCCGGGCTGGGCTGCCGGAAAGGCCAAGCGGACACCAGCCTCTAGGCCCAGTGCCAGGAGAACCCCCATCAAAGGAAGACAGCGTGGAGCAGATAAGGTTGGCCATGGGGCAGGAGGGGTGAGGCCTTGGTGGGTGGTGGGCCAGGTTCCAAAGTCCCCAGGAAGCAGGAGCCTGACTTGGCTTGGTTCCAGAGCTGGGCAATGACCCGGTTGGGTCAGTTCAATAATGTCCATccgaggccaggcgcggtggctcacgcctgtaatcccaacactttgggaggctgaggcgtgcagatcatgaggtcaggagatcgagaccatcctggccaacacggtgaagccccgtctctactaaaaatacaaaaaaattagccgggcatggtggcaggcgctcgtagtcccagctacttgggaggctgaggcaggagaatggcgtgagcccaggaggtggagcttgcagtgagcggagatctcgctactgcactccagcctgggcgacagagcaagacgcaaaaaaactctgtctcaaaaaaaaaaaaattagctgggtgtggtggcgtgcacctgtagttccagctacttgggaggctgaagcaggagaatcgcttgaaccctggaggcagaggttgcagtgagcagagatcgcaccactgcactccagcctggccatagagtgagactccgtaataataataataataataatgtccatCCTCCcgttctcccctcctccctgcccccacctctggGCTAGACCCAGGGTGAGTTTGCAAGGAATGACCATTTGCTCCTGCTGTGAGACAGTGGCCTTTCCTATAAGCCACAGTGTGCTGGTCCAGATGTGTCCCTAAAATCAGTCCTGCTGTTTCTATATTTGCTGGATCACTGTTGACTTAACCATGTCCCAGCCTGACTTAAGGGGTCTCCCTCATCCCAGGATCCCAGGGATGGGGAGAGTGGAAGTGCAGGTGCATCATTGGCTCTGCCTCCCACCACCTGTCAGCCATAGGTTGGACCCCACTTGATAGTACATTCACCATCCTGACATATCTAGTCCCAGCTTGACCCCTCAGTTGTAGCAAACTCACAGCATATCAGAGAAGGGTGCACAAGATACAGGCACCACCGTACGTAGGAACCACTGCCTGTAAGGCCATGGAGGTGTCCAAAGGGGAGAGGCAGTCCTTCGAGGGAAAGTGAGAATAGAGTGGGGCCTGGGAAGGTGGGGAGAGGGCTCTATCTCCCCTGGACCTGCATTTTGAACATCTGGGATTCCTGGGGCCATTAGTTGGTGTTTGTATTCGTCCCCTAGGACTGCCACAACAAAATGCTAGGAGCTGGGTGGCTTAGAACAGCAGAGCTTCTGTAGGCTAGGGGTCAGCCATTGAGGTGTTGGCAGGGGTGTGCTCTCTGGAACCGGTAGTGGAAGGGTcccccttgcctcttccagcttctggtggtccCATATGCTCCCTGATCTGTGGCAGCATAATCTCCATCTCTGTCCCCACCTTCACATGATGTTGTGTGTCATCATCTTCCCTCTATAATCTGTCTCTGCCCAAATTcccacccccccctttttttttctgagacggagttttgctcttgttgcccaggctagagtgcaatggcacagtctcggctcactgcaacctctgcctcctgggttcaactgattctcctgcctcagcctcccaagtagctgagattacaggtgcgtgccaccacgcctggctaacttttgtatttttagtagagaaggggttttaccatgttggtcaggctggtctcgaactcctgacctcaggtgatctacctgccccagcctcccaaagtgctgggattacaggtgtgagccattgcgcccagccaaatttcccctttttataaaggTAACAGCCTATTAGATTAGGGCCCAACCTAATGATGTCATTTTACTTCATTACTTCTGTAAGGAAtctatttccaagtaaggtcatactctgaggtactggggttagGGCTCCAGTCTTTTGGGATGGGCACAAGTCAGTCTATAAAGTGTTGCTAATTTCTGGCTGGGAGCCGGGAAGGAACTCCTGAAAAGACCCCAAGGTGAAGGTAAGCAAGTTCTGCCTTAGAAGCCAGACCCAAAACTATCGTTGATGACAGCAATACTAATCTCAGTTGGCAGTCACGTGTGCGACTGGGGAACGGCAGCAGTGCTTTCTCCCTGTGTCAGCCCCGGGAGGCTCATGCAGAAGCGGAGCTGGGTTCGGGAGTGGAAGCTCCGATGAGTCCACTTCCAGGTCAGGGCTTTAGTTAAAAGGGGAAGACACCCCCggtccccacccccacacacagtaCGGTGGCTGTTTGTGAGAATCGGGACCTCTCAggccatttgacctagccatcccttCTGACATGCAGATACTCCTCTCAGTATTGTGGGTTATTTTGATGAAAGTAGCAGTTTCCTCCCAGGAATACAAAGGAATTCAAGGCAGAGGGCTCTTATCTTGAGGCTCAGGCACTGGCATTGTTCCGGGCTGGAGATGCTCGCCTGCTGAAGGCACGAGGACAGACATCTGCCAGTCTCCCTTGATGCCCGTGTCTAGTTTGGTGTCTGGCACCCAGAAGATGCTCGGGCAGGCTGCATGACTGACTCACTACTAGGTCATCTGGCAGACAAACCTGGGTTCAACCCCACTGCCGTCCTTAACaggtgtaaatttttttttttttttttttttttttgagacggagtctcgctctgttgcccaggctggagtgcagtggcgcaatctcggctcactgcaagctccacctcccgggttcacgccattctcctgcctcagcctcccgagtagctgggactacaggcgcccgccaccacgcccggctaattttttgcatttttagtagagactgggtttcatcatgttagccaggatggtctccatctcctgaccttgtgatccgcccacctcggcctcccaaagtgctgggattacaggcgtgagccaccgcgcccgacaaCAGGTGTAAATTTAAGCAGCCAAATGACTAAATTGTACTGAGGCTGCCTTTTTCCCATCAGTACCACACAGGGTTACTGTGAAGTGAGCCATTTAGATACCTATTTAACCGGGCACCTGGGTAGGGGCTCTTGGTACAATGGAATTCCCTTGCATCCCTTtccctgcagcagaggggctAGACTGGGTGACCATAAAGGACGAGGGAGGCAGGGCAGGTTCCTGAAGGGTCTGGATTTGGTCTCACCTGTACCAGGAGCCCCTGTGGGTCCTCAGGCAGAAGCAGGGATGAGGGGTTTGCAAATGCCTCCCTGCCAGCAGCCCCACTGCTGAGACTCCAAGAACTTGAGTTCCCTCCAAGGGCAAACTGAGGCACAAGGTTACTGCATGGATTGAGCAAAAATTCCCAAGAGATCAATACTTCCATCTCCAACAAATCAAGCTGACCTCTAGGCACCAGCAACACATGGTCATGTGCACATTcccatttcacacacacacaaggccACCTTTATGCCAGCCTATGCCAGGCACTACGGACAGGCAGACACAGGCTCCATCTCTGGGGAACTCACAGTCTTTGGGGAGAATGGCACAACCGTAAATAATGACAGCATGTGGCTAAGACAGGGAACTCGAGCTGATGACAGGCGACATTCTTTACGGCCTTGCACACTCGTGTCTTGACTCACGTGGCCTTCATAATCGATACCATGAGGTGGCGGGGGGCGGGGTCAGAACACACTCTGCAAGGAATAGAGATCTAACAAACGGGACTCAAGCAAGTAGGGGATTTAATTTCTCATACACAAAGTCTGGGGAGCCCAGTGAGGTTGCAATGGCAGCTAGATGTGTCCTCCAGCTCTGTCATCCTTGTCCTGAGGGTTCTGTGTTCACGGCCCCTCCAGGCATGGTTTCTTCATTCAGGTAGGAACAAAAGGCCAAAAGAGCATACAAGCCCAGCTCTCCAGAGGCTCCAGTCGGAACTGGACCCTTTAACTACGAAGGAATCTTGGCTGAATTATTTTTAGCGGGGCTTCAGGAGCAGGTAGCAGAGCAAGAGTGCACACTCAGGCCATCTTCCTCCCAACCTCCTCCCCAGGGGCACTTCCTTTAGGCACTGGGAGTCAGTCCTCACAAACACAGAAAGCAGCTCAAGGCCACCACACAGGTCGCCAAAATCCACATCCTGGTCACTGCTTCTCAGCTGCCGAGACAAGCTGGGTCCCCAACATCCCTGGGGAGCTGGGAGCAGAGAACCAACACATGAGGCTGAGAGGCATTCTGCTTGGCGAATTTTTGAGGCAGAGGCTGCCCCCACCACACAACTCACTGTCAGGGGACCTTATCCTGCTCAGAGAGCGGCTCTAGAACTTAATTTACATGACTCGTTCGGGCAGACAGAGTTCACTGTCTTGTCTTCCACAGTGTGACGGGTGGCCCCATCCCTGGCAACTGAGGGCCGTGGCGGGTCGGGTGGAGGCCATCTTAAGGAAGAGCAGGCAGCTAGCGTTCCAGCTGTGGGAACTCTGGCTGGAGAAGGTGGTTCACAGATGAGTTCGGGGGCCTCAGGCAGCCCGTCACATAGGCCTTTCCACAGGGGAGGGCAGAGGCAACAGGCGGGTCCCAGGAGACCCCAGCAGGTCCTCCACCGTCCAGCCTTCACAGCACCGGGCAGAATTTACACACAGACGATCAGTCTCCAAGCCAAAGTCAGGTggaggcatggtggtggtggtagagaaACCCCAGGCTGGCGTCCAGCTAGAAgccaggctggaggcaggaagGCTCAGTTGTCCGTTTCCTGCTTGATGTTCTCAAGGGAGACAGGCAGCTCTGGACTTGAAGCCTTGTCGGGCGAGGCCGCGTCTAGATGCTCTTCCTTCACACGCACAGCAATGACTGAAGAGGGAGGGGAGGCGGGTGGGTGCGCGAGTAAATAActctgggagggggaggggcggAGGGGCTGGGAAAGGGACCTGGCTCCCTATAGATGGGGGCCTAGGATGCACCTTCACCCTCCAGTTTCCCTTCTGGGagggcagtggcagcagcaaaGGGCCAAGGCCCCAAGCCAGGCAGGCTATGCCAGCGACACTGCCATGTACCAATCTGTCACCACTCTGCCAAGCACTAGAGGTAGGGGTAGagatagaggaggaggaggggctggggctgggctagAGGGGGACTCGGCTCCATTCACAGCTGGGGGCGTGTCTGGGAAACACTCTGGGTCCAGTGGTACAGGACTGCTTGGTGCCCAGAAAATGCCGAAGAAACCTGACTCTACTCTTCTGTGCCCaggtggggaaggagaggggtCGTCTCTGAGCATGGAGCAGGCTGGTCCTGCCTTGACCCAGCCCGGTGGCTCTTACTCTCGCCAGGAACGGGCTCCGACGAGATCTTCCTGGCACCCTGAGGGTCGTCCTCCAGCAGGGGCTTCTTGGACCCCTGTCTGAGGGGTCGCGTCTTGGTGGGCGGGATTCTTTTCCCTTTGAATAAAAATGGATTCAAACTCAGCATTAGGGTTGTATTTAGGTAAGGCTTTATGGGATAGGTCTCACCCAGTGGTCAGGCAGCGTGGCAGAGGGAAAAGTACCAGTTTGGGGACAGAAAGACTGGACTCCAACTCTGACAACACATCTTATTGGCTGTGTGCCCTGAGCTCAGATTCTCTCCAATGGGAAGTAATACCACCACCTCCCTCAAACCAAGCCCCAGGCAGTCGTGGTtgtaactgctttttaaaatctttttttaaataaaaagattttttgaagagggtctcactctgtcacccaggttggaatacaCTGgggtgatcacagttcactgcagccttgactgcccaggctcaggtaatcctcctaccttagcctcctgagtagctaggactacaggcctgtgccaccatacccagctaattaaaacaattttttaaattaggggtctcgctatgttgcccaggctggtctcaaactcctgggctcaagagatcctcccacctcagcctctcaaagtgctgggattacaggtgtgaaccatcgcaCTTGGCCCCCGTTTTTGATTGTTGatttcctcccacaacatgcacCATTCCCGGCCCTACTGTTTGAATGGTGCAGAGCCTCTGCCTGCTGGATAAATGCCACACCCCCaacgcaatttttttttttttttttgagatggagtcttgctctatcgcccaggctggagtgcaatggtgcaatctcagctcactgcaaccttcacttccctggttcaactgattctcctgcctcagcctcccaagtagctgggattacaggcgtgtgctactgtgccaggctaatttttgtatttttttttttttttgagacggagtctcgctctgtcgcccaggctggagtgcagtggcgcaatctcggctcactgcaagctccgcctcccgggttcacgccattctcctgcctaagcctctccgagtagctggaactacaggtgcccgccaccacgcccggctaattttttttgtattttagtagagacggggtttcaccgtggtctcgatctcctgacctcgtgatccacccgcctcggcctcccaaagtgctgggattacaagcgtgagccaccgcgcccggcctaatttttgtatttttagtagagacatggtttcaccatgttgtcaggctggtcccaaactcctgacctcgggatccgcccacctcggcctcccaaagtgatgggattacaatttttttttttttttttttggcgcgatggagtttccctcttccgtccaggctggagtgaagtggcgcgatctgggctcactgccacctccgccccctgagttcaagtgattctcctgcctcagcctcccaagtagctgggattacaggcgcctggcaccacacctggctaatttttgtatttttagtagagacggggtttcaccacgttggtcaggctggtcttggaacttctgacctcatgatccgcccgcctcagcctcccaaagtgctaggattacaggcgtgagccactgcgcccagcccctcacTCAATCTCAATCCTGCCCGAGGGACCTTGTTCCTGTTTCAGAACATCCTCTTCCCCGCATGGTACCACACTGTGGTGCCCACCTCAGTCATAGGCCTGCGGCTCTGAAGGATGGCTTTGCCCCCTCCCGCTCTGCCCCTCAAGTGGAACCCAAGCTGGGCTCAGAATCTGCAGAGTGAGGCCCCACCAAGGGAAACGACACCCACAGCCCGAGAGCCAGGTGGAGTCCTGCCACTCAGCTGCCTGCCTTTGctcccaccctctcccacccTCAAAGAGGTCTCGAGGTCAAGAATGACAGCCTTGGAGAGACAGCTTCTATTTCTTCCTGTGGCTTTTCCTTTAGAACCTAGCAGCTGCGGCTTGCCCAGGCCAGGCTGTTTTTTTCTGAACATGGGGCATCAGGGATGGGATCCCCCAACCTCAATCTCTTACCTCTTTTCCTCAGCACCCTGACCATGGCCAGAGACTGAACACTCCCTATTTATGGTCTGGGTCCCCAGAGACAGGGTGAAAGGCCCGTAGGCCAGAGGGCAAGGGAAAAGAGACAGGACAGGAACATGAAGAGAGCTATGTCAGTAGGACAGCACCTGGGAACTAGTGCCTGGGGGCTGACCCCCGCCTGCTCCCAGGGACGCAGGCCCACTGATCCCGGGCCCACACCAGCCTGGCTGCACTGGTGCAGCACTTACTTTTCTTCCcaaactgtttctttttcttctttgtggcCTCTTTGGCCTTCAGTGGTGTGGCCGGTTCTGTTGTTGAAAGACAAGGGTGAAAGAGATGAGAACAGGGTCCCTGGGAGGATACAGGGCACAGGCGCATCCCGAGACCCTGTCTACCCTCCCACACGGGACACCCCAAAGACAGGAAGCCAAAGCTGGGCAATGAGGAGAGGgcggggctggaggaggggctggaGAACAGCTGTCCCTTCTTCCCACCATTGTCACCAGGGCTGCTCAGAGGGACCTGGGTAGTTTACCTGGGTGCACAAGGGCACGAACATATGACAGAGTGGGCAAGATGAAGGAAGGAGCTCTGCAGGCCAGACggaaagggagacagagaagtCAGGAGCAGGGGCTGGGTGACGGGGCTCACTCTCTACTTAGAGTGGTCCATGAGACATCTCCATCTCATGCCAAAGAAGGGAGATGGGCACAGGGgcggaggaagaaggaaaaaagaagaggaaagaaagtcaGAGCCTCTTAGAGCCACGAGAGTCCACACCTGCGGCCACAGGAGGCTGCAGCTGGTAGCCGGTGAGCTCACACCAGCCGACGGGGTAGATGTCCGGGGACTCGCAGTCCACCCACTGGTCATACTCGCTGTCCCAGCCGTCAAAGTGGATGCTGAGGAGCCGATGCACCACTCGTTTCACCGTGGCCACACAGATGAGCCGGGGCTCCATCAGGTCCACGGCCTCCAGCTTCATGCCCACCTTGAAGCCATGGTTTGGGCAATCCTGGGGCAGAAAAAGGAGGCGGTGGCCAAGCCAGTCAGCTCCCTACACCAGCAGGCTCACCCGGGCCTGGAGGCACTTGAAGAACTGGCAGGGAGGGGGCTGGGACTGGAATGCCTGCTGGGGCAGGTTCCTCTAGATAGTAATCCCACTGCACCTCTTTCCCAACACCGCCTCTCCATGGAAGAGGGACTGGAGTGCCCAGGCCATAGCTGGGGACTTCCTCCTGAAAGTGGCTGATGTCAGCAGTAGAGACTCGAGAGAAAGGGTAGGAACTGCCACCACTGAGAGCAGCAGGCAGGGCCTGTCCTGAGGCCACCGCAGGCCCCTTGCTCCACTTCAGTCTCCTCACCATGTTAAAGAGTCTCGATGGAGCGGCTTTCGACTTGGTCTTCTCCAGGTAGTTCTCCCAGTTGAAAGTCTGTGCCTCATAACCTGGAGGAGCAGAAAGCTCAGatgcagagggagagggagagggggaagcGGAGCAGGAAGCTCAGAtgcagagggagagggggaagcaGGAGCAGAAAGCTCAGAtgcagagggagagggggaagcGGAGCAGAAAGCTCAGAtgcagagggagagggggaagcaGGAGCAGAAAGCTCAGAtgcagagggagagggggaagcaGGAGCAGAAAGCTCAGAtgcaga is part of the Symphalangus syndactylus isolate Jambi chromosome 18, NHGRI_mSymSyn1-v2.1_pri, whole genome shotgun sequence genome and harbors:
- the CHADL gene encoding chondroadherin-like protein is translated as MAGGSPGLLTPGPAAGAPSLSGWPKDSGRSLHPGPGQAGGPVTPAAAHARRPPLLHLSLGKPGLPGLPTMPPIQPCPSCQACGPRKGAPARRGQPFPALHLQAGPAVPGGMEGPRSSTHVSLVLPLLVLLLLGPARQAAAQRCPQACICDNSRRHVACRHQNLTEVPDAIPELTQRLDLQGNLLKVIPAAAFQGVPHLTHLDLRHCQVELVAEGAFRGLGRLLLLNLASNHLRELPQEALDGLGSLRRLELEGNALEELRPGTFGALGALATLNLAHNALVYLPAMAFQGLLRVRWLRLSHNALSVLAPEALVGLPALRRLSLHHNELQALPGPALSQARGLARLELGHNPLTYAGEEDGLALPGLQELLLDGGALQALGPRAFAHCPRLHTLDLRGNQLDTLPPLQGPGQLRRLRLQGNPLWCGCQARPLLEWLARTRVRSDGACQGPRRLRGEALDALRPWDLRCPEDAAQEEEEQGERAVAGPRAPPRGPVEERAVAPCPRACVCVPESRHSSCEGCGLQAVPRGFPNDTQLLDLRRNHFPSVHRAAFPGLGHLVSLHLQHCGIAELEAGALAGLGRLIYLYLSDNQLADLSAAALEGAPRLGYLYLERNRFLQVPGAALRALPSLFSLHLQDNAVDRLAPGDLGGTLALRWVYLSGNRITEVSLGALGPARELEKLHLDRNQLREVPTGALEGLPALLELQLSGNPLRALRDGAFQPVGRSLQHLFLNSSGLEQISPGAFSGLGPGLQSLHLQKNQLRALPALPSLSQLELIDLSSNPFHCDCQLLPLHRWLTGLNLRVGATCATPPSAHGQRVKAAAAVFEACPGWAAGKAKRTPASRPSARRTPIKGRQRGADKVGKERGRL